Genomic DNA from Syntrophales bacterium:
CTCTCGTATATCCCCTATCTTCCAAACCAAGAAACAGATTTTTAAATTGAACCATACCCGCATTTGTGAAGAGAAGCGAAGGATCATCTCTCGGTATTAGTGATGAGCTTTCAACGATTGTATGTCCTCTTTCTTTGAAGAACTGGAGAAACTTCTCGCGGATTTCCGCCGATGTCATTGCCATGATGTTTTCTCCTCCTTTAAATGTTTTAATGACTCGCAGATTAAGGATGAGGAAAACCCCCTGGCTCTCAACATGCGTGCAAAGCGGGCTTCTTCTTTTCTGTCCAGAGAGCTACTTCTCTTTTTCCGTTTTATAATCAACTTTATAGCTTCCTCTTCAGGTAACTCTGATCGTAACTCTTTGAGGGCATCGTTTATCTGCTCCTCGGATACGCCTTTGGCGAGAAGATCGGCTTTAATGCGCAGATCTCCTAAGAGATGTTCCTGA
This window encodes:
- a CDS encoding recombination regulator RecX encodes the protein MDESAFKEKAKRAIMRFLSFRDRTEKEVGDKLRKMNLEEDLIGEIISEFKSLGFLNNERFTKQRVRYLAQEHLLGDLRIKADLLAKGVSEEQINDALKELRSELPEEEAIKLIIKRKKRSSSLDRKEEARFARMLRARGFSSSLICESLKHLKEEKTSWQ